Below is a genomic region from Pseudopipra pipra isolate bDixPip1 chromosome 6, bDixPip1.hap1, whole genome shotgun sequence.
TTGATCTGATTTATTCACACAAATCAATCCAAATTCATTTTAGACCCAAAATATATGATATTATAAGGATActagtaaatttttccaggtaCTACAGAATCTTGTATAAATGTATCTGTTCAAGCGCTTCTCTGTCAACATCCTTTTCCATATACACATCATAGTTTAGCTGCATCTCTTCGACCCATTGGCTGAGCTGTACATCTGTCTGAAACAACGAAAACAGATCCTTAAATTAACACCATGTTGAGAAACAGCGGGAGTTTCAAGGTCAGTACAACATTAAGAAAGCAAGACATAATATGAGAGATTAGTCATTCCAAATTATGCAGCAATGATAAATTCATTTCTGGAAATGCCATTTTAACTTATATAGGTGAGAATaaagacaattttaaaaaactatCTCAGTCAATAGTCTAGATATTTTCCTAGCATATTACAACTGCCTCTCTATATGCATTTGTATAAGCCTCAAACGTCCTGATCAGAGGACAACATTTTGATAAAAGTGCTGAGGGAGCAGCTAACAGTACCATGGAAGAATCACAagtattttcttgttttacacCCAGGAAGTATTGCATTAAGGCTACAAAGGACTTCTCAGCTGCTGCGTGACTACGGCTTGCTCCAAGAAAAGGTCAAATGAcaccactgctgctcctggagctgagGATCTATTTCACACATCAGCATACAGGCAACAATTGATTCAATTTCTTTAAAGCTGACTACTGTGGTGAGCGAGTCCCTTTATAAATAACCTTGTCATGGATGGtcagtgttttgtttcctaACTAAAGCCAGGCCACATAATTTGTTTAGGCATCACACACATTACCAATGACCGATGGTAGAGTGGACAGAGAGCAGAGGTTGGTCCATCAGAAGCAGTTACTACTCAGAGAACAGCAGTAGCACAGGGCATTCAACATCTTTGGAAGATGCACTGTCGTCGTGTCTAACTGCAATTTAAAGCCGATGTCACTGATTCAAGACCCCTGATGGTAATCACTTGGCTAGCTGAGAGACCACATCTCTCCCTAATCTGTACTTCCAACAGCTCATACTGCCATATTATGAGTACTTCTCTATGCTGACAGCAGGTTAAAAAATAGAGTATCCTCGGGGATTGTCCTTCTTTAATATGTCCCTTTCTCTCAGTTTGTCACATTTCAAGGCAATGTGCAAATGCAGAACTAAACAGAGACAAGGTTTTGCCTCTAGAAGTCTCTAAATACATCTGTATTTCTGAAGTTCTACCTCTATACCTGAAAAAACCCTGAtgacagtgtgcccaggtggccaggaaggccaatgacatcctggcctgtatcaaaaatagtgtggccagcaggaccctCTGTActgagcactggtgaggctgcacctcgagtgctgtgaccagttctgggcccctcaactacaagaaagacattgaggtgctggattgtgtccagagaagggcaatggagctggtgaaggctctggagcacaagtcctgtgaggtTTTTaccctggagaaaaagaggctcaaGATTTACCTTATtgctacctgaaaggaggttgcagcaaggtgggggttggtctcttctaccaggcaaccagtgacaggacaagaggaaatggcctcaacctgtgccaggagaggttcaggCTGAAtgtcaggaagaatttcttcactgaaagggtgattaagtattggaaggggctgcccagggaagtggtagagtcaccatctctggaagtgttcaagtgTTTAACCTCACAGCtaaggtatttttttaataaaacacatGACAATACAATGATTCATGCAGTGTATTGATATAGGCAGGGATTTTCATTTTACAGGTGAGGATAATCAAAGTACAGGAAGATGTCTTGGTGGTCAACCTGGACATAGAATCCAGAGTCCTATACCTTTTAACCTCTGCACAAAATTAAATATCCTTCCTTACAGCAATACTAGCAAGCAGCTAATCTCAGCTAAAGAACTGCCACTTTGATAGAAAATGACAAAGTGTGTCGGCTAAAACTGGCTGAGGGAACTTACCTGGAGCTTTGAAAGTGATTCTTGAAGACTGGGAACTGTCACTAATAAGGACCCTCTTTTCCTTATATTACAAGCAATAAATTCCCAAGCTCTGAAACATATTTAAAAGTAGGTCACCAATTTTTAGGGGAAAACTCCCCACCTTTGATATAAAATGAATCTAACATAGTTTATTGGGTAGAGGTAGACTAAGCTTAAGGACTTGCCATACATGCTTATCAGTCACTATTTAATATCtaagtaaatatttttgcatgaaCAAAATCAGGCTTCTTATTAAAAACACAGGGAATATACGGTCTTACAATGTCAGTAGCTTTTTAACTCTGATACATACATGCATGCCATTTGGTATTGTCAACACCATTTTGAACTAGGATTAAACATCGACATTTGGCCCCTTTAAACTTTTGGGTTTGGAGAAAATCCAGTCTCTAAGCGCAGTATTCTATTAAGCTTCACGACAAGCTGCTCTTTACATAAATACCTTGCAGTCGTGACAAAGTACTTCTCTTAAGACATTAGTAAtcagaatatttaaatatagcCCCCAGCAttccttttcttctgattttgcAAGTCAGATAATTTCTAACAGCACAGCAATTCAGActaaaaagaatttaatttcaagCACTCTTCAAATGTATTTTGTCTTCACACTACTAATGCAACACTAAACCACTATCTCCGAGTTACCACAGAATCAAATGAATTCTCAGTCATGTGTCTGGAAATGTATCTCCTTACATTTTGAAACAACCACTGCCCTTCACCCATCCACTCTGTTGACATTACCACCTGGTATCCAGGGCAGTAGGACAAGCCTTAGCTGAAACTAAGACTTAGCTGGGACAGTGGAGACCCAGGTACTCCTTTTTGACTGCCCATTCTAAAGGAACAGTAACTTTGGATGATCAAGTTATTTACATCTTAAACTGATGCTGCTGGATTAGCAAAAGCTTTTCTGTGAGGGTCTTGTACCTGAAAGAAAACCTTAGCCACGTGTTTGCTTGCTACCACATGCTTATGAAGATATATTAGAAATATTAATAACCATGCATTGCAGTGCATCTATATTAAAGCTCTGACATCTACTAGTCAAGTGACCTGTCTTCTTCTGAAGAAGTATATCAGCTTTATGCTGATATACTAATTTCAGATCCTTTAGCAGCAAGATACTTGTTTAACAGATCAGTGCAGAAATTCAGGGCAAGGTCTGGGTAAACAAAGCAGCAGTGTTTAGTGAGTTTAACAATACATACTGCCATTACACCTTAGCAGTGTAACAATTAAGTGTAGGCAGTTGAAAACAATTACCTGATGTAATTTATGTATGTGACTTCAAAAAGCACAACCTTAAGGTTTGCCGTAACTCACAAGGTTACACACACATTGCCAAAGAAATAGATAACTTGTCTGGACACAGAGCTTACCTGACCTGTTCCTGTCTGTCAAGAAAATATTCAAAGACATTATTCATTACAACAACATCAGCCTTCTGAAGAAGTGAAGCCTGAGTACAGATGTCTGCATGAACCACCTGAAGGAGAAAATTTTCACAAGGCATAAATTAAGAGACAAATACAGCCTTCATGTAGTCATGAAGCTTGTCAGTGTAAGACAGCCACCTGCTACCACCATTTTGAACCAGTCACAAAAACGGGCATTTCACTGGCTTACAGTAGATTAAACTGAAGTAAATAACCAGAATaacctttaaaaaatttaaaaatttaaaaaaaaatatttatccaaTTAAAACACTTAATCCATTATGTAAAGTGAAATAAAGTACATCTGATTTTTGGTCTGGAACTCTGTGTGCCATGTGATGGCTGTTACATTTCACTTGCCTATATTTTATGAGAAATGTTCACCAGTTTCAGGAAAGGAGCTAAGCTAGTTGAAGCTATTTTGAGGATATCAAAAGGTATCTCACAGGGTCAGTGGATTACTGAAAGATTATAGCTAGAAAAGACACTACAGACCCAGACTTGACAGCTGAATTCTCACAACACATGTTGGGACTGGGAATGCTGGAAAGTCAGGATGCTCAGTGTCACTGGACGACAGCAAATGCTTTACCTTACTAAACAACTACCTCTCCAGTCAGCATAGGAGGAGCTGTTTTGATTTCATCTACCTTCACCTAACAAAAAGGATATTAGCACATCATGTCATTTTTCAAAACAGGTGAGACAGGAAAATATAGATGTTCATTAACATTCTGACAAGATGTGTTTGACTTCCTCTTAAAGACAAAGAAGTATATCAATCTGACTCGATGACCCTCATCCTTGTGGGTCGctttcaactcaggatattctattaTTCTGCATCTCCAATCTGAGGAGAAATATAAATCAGAACAACTTTTGAAGGGGTAAGTAGTAATCAGCATGGATTCACTAGAGGTAAACCGTGCTTGATCAAACTGATTGAGTTCTATGATGAAACAGCTACCTGGAGtggagagcagtggatattgtctacctCGACTCCAGCaaagcttttgacactgtcACAACATCCTCATAGGCAAACTCAGGGTTTGTGAACTGGAtgagtggacagtgaggtgAATTCAGAACTGTCTGAACAGCAGAACCCACAGGGTTGTAatcagtggcacagggtctAGCTGGAGGCCTGTCAGTACTGGTGTCCCCCAAGGTTCAATACTGGCCCCAGTATTGCTTAGCTCATTCATCAGTGACTTGGATGGAGGggcagatgcctcctcagcaagttcactgaGGACACAAAGCTGGAGGAGTGGTTGataccccagagggctgtgcagcccttcagaagggaCCTCAATGGGTTGGAGAGACGGGCAGAGAGGAACAGATTGAAATTcagcaaaggcaaatgcagggtcctgcacctggagaAGAATAACCCTGGGCACCCGTACAGGCTGaactgctgggaagcagctctgcagagaaggacctgggggtcctggtggacagcaaggtgtccatgagccagcagtgagtcatatggccaagaaggccaatgatatcctggggtgcagcaggaagagcattgccagcaggtcgagggacATGATCATATCCCTCTACTCAGCCCCGGTGAGGTCACATCTGGAGTGGTGTGTTCCACTCCAGGCTCCACAGTACAAGAGCTCCTGAAACTGGTCCAGtggagggctacaaagatgattaagggactggagcatctctcttacaaggaaagcctgagggagttgggcctgttcagcctcaagaagagacaactgagaggggacctcatcaatgaCTGTAAGAATCTgcagggagggtgtcaagaggatggagccaggctcctcccggtggtgccaagcaataggacaagaggcaaccTGCTAGAAACTGTTgtacaggaagttccacctgaacgtgaagaagaacttctttactgtgtgagtGACTGAGCACAGGAACAGATTGCCcggagaggttgtggagtctccctctccccccaggggagatattcaagaactatCTGGATGCAATcttgtgccatgtgctctgggatgaccctgcttgagcaagcagttggactagatgacccaatgtggtcccttccaacctgaaccattctgtgattctgtgataagagGCAGAAAGTCAATCTGAATATTGCATTCcacaaattttatttgaaagtgCATCCCTGTATGTTGAAAATTGtcagaaaatctgaaaaacttTCTTGTGTGACCTATTACTAGGTTGGGCTGGGAATACACTAATCTGATGGATTCAACATTTCACATTTTGTCAAATCCTACCGATACTGGAGAGAAAAGCTGAATGTTAGTATAGATTTTTATCAGAACACCTGTTGAAAAACATTTTGCCCACTTAACAATATATCAATACTTGTTCTGAGGGTAAATTATGTATTTCTCCTCCTAACAAACTCTCTTTAATCTCTTAtccttaaagggaaaaaaataacaaacccaCAGAATTTCTGTATAAAAACCCCCACCTGAGCAGCAGTCCTTTAATCTATACAATGAGTGGTGAACTGTTCCACCAGTGGACTTCCTGCAGCACAAGAAGTCATGATTAGCACTAAATTTTCTTAATGCTCTACTAATGGCATTTCTAATATTTTAAGTCACAATTCAGAAAGATGTTTAAACTACTGGGAAACTGTTAATGTTATGTTGATGTTTCCTTGACTTGAATGATATTTAACTTAAAATTACTCTGCATTTACAGAGTAGGCGACTGAGCTGACCAAAGTCACCTAAGCACCTCATTCTCCACAAACATATCCTCATTCCTGTTGGGGAATGTGGGACCACATAAGCATGTGTGGCTGCACCATGAGCCAGACCAGGTACTGCTCTAGTCAAAACCCCAGCATTGCTGGGTTCTTTTTCAGCTGGACCGGTTCCCTGATCTGCTTGGCTGTGTGCTGGCACAACAGAGGAACCAGCAACTGATTTTAAAACTACCCTGTTGCCCCATGGAATACACATCAAGCCTTTCACAATTACAGGCAATTTCTGAATTGAGGTCTCAAGTTTCCTAAGATCTGTTGAACTGTTTACTTTCCTCACAGTATTTAAATGTTTGCTCAAATGGCAAAAGATGCTGAGCAACCTTCTATGTACTTTAACAAACCAAGTGTTGACCAATGAAATCCAAGGTTCACTCAGAGATTTAGCCACTAAAAATATCATTTCACTTTGCTGTCCTTTGAGAACACGGTCtaataaaaattcagaatatctTGAAAACAACAATTGCTATTTAAGAAGGGTCTCCTAAAAGTTTTTCAAATTTGTGTCATAAATTATTATCAGCAATGGGATTCTCACTGTTTTTCAAGCTGGTATTCTCTCTGGAGAGGATTCATTTGGGggtgaaataaaaatctaagATTGAAATGTTCAAAGCAGTGTGATAACAGGAGTCACATGACCAAATTAGTCTAATGAGACTCAAATAGCTAAGTCCTCAGGCGCTGCTTTGAAAACATATTATCTTCTTATCTTTATGCTCCAAAATGAATACTTCAGCAGAATTACAAGGTgtgaaggaaaaccaaaaaaacctatAATGAAGAACATATAAGGTTATGAAAAGTATACTTACAGGTCTCCAGCTCCACTGAATTAACTTGACAGAGTTCCTAACTGTACTTTCAGTTTCATCACAATAAGGTGTTATGAACACAAAACATATGCAAAAGCCAAAGGCTCTGGATCAACTGTCAGCAACTGGGATTGAATTGAGCAACCTAATGATACGGCTTACCCtgtgttaaatattttacatttattatttatttctagtTTAAAATTCTTTGATTCCCAAGAAATTACTCTACTCGGCAATTTGTGTGAATTCTTTCAAGAGCACATGCATACAAAACTGGATTAAAGCCAGTATTATACCCAGCATATTCTACTTACCAACTTTTGCTGGTAACAAAATAACTGGTATTCTccagaaaggaatttttttcctcattaaaatATTAGTAGTTATTCCCATAATGGGACCAGGGACAAGGTTCCCATAATGATATCACATTGTTTGAAACACATTTTGTTTGTGGAAGGTACATATACACTGACATTCTATGAAAGGCAATACCAATAGCTCTAAGTCCTACAAACATCCTTCTGCTGACAACAGCAAATCACAGACATTTAGTTGTGTATTAGTAACAGAAATTCTTCATACACTCAGTTTCACAGAAGTGAGTGGCAATAATGTCATTGATTTCACTGGGAGAAACAGATATATCTGTTTTGTGTGAGCCAACGGGTAAGTCCATTCAGGAAAAAGGCTAAGTGAATCATATTTTGATAATTTCCCTCTTCTgctatgagattttttttttccctaatgcaAAGCCTTTGTTTCAGACCAGAACAAGCAAAGGCAGAAACTTCTAAGACTGCTGATTTACCAGCTATTCACATAAACAGAATACTCAGTACATGGTGATTAAAGGTACATAAACTAAAACATTATATTTACTTACCTTTATTCTGTCAATGAACTCATATTTTGTAATCATAAGTTCTTGCAACTTGCAAAAGTCTGCATTCATTTCTACTCCATACAGCTGGGATGCTGAGCTATAAAGATAACCCTACattaggaaaaggaaatttagTAACTGCAATGCCTTTAAAACAAGTTcaaaattttcaattaaaaagaaaagaataaaacacaagttaagattaaaaaaacattttaaaacaggaaGTTGAGAAATGTCTTTCAGTGGACGTGATGTATTTTTCAGAGCTAAGCCCCTGATTTGGCAATTCCCACTTACATCTCTTAAATTTTAGTAAGAGATCCAAAATGACacatcaaaataataaaaagaagaggaaagttCCAACTTCACTTTAATTGCAAAACAGTTGGAAAATAatctaagaaggaaaaaagctgtACAAAACAAGTTATAAAAATagtgcaaaaggaaaagaatgcataattttgtttcttgggagaatggaagaagaaaatagcacgaaaaaaagaaaacaaaaacatgagACATAACATATAGTCAAAAAGAGTGAAAATAGAGGACAACGTACATGGGGTATTTTGATCCAAAGTCTTTGTCAGCACCTCTAAGTTATTGTATTACTAACATTTTCAGATGCTTCATAGAGGTacatatggggaaaaaaaagctaaattatGCCTTAATAATAAGCCCCCCAAAATAGCTTCGGTTTTGGACTGAGATTTTGGAAAGTTGTTGGAGAtgttagggaaagaaaagtacAAATACTTGAGCATACAGGGCCCTAAAGAAGACTCTGCTTTAAGTGCCACTGTCTCCACCGAACATAATAATTACACTTTGCCAACAATGGCAAAGACAAGCAAACAATGCTGAAGATACAGAGTATCTGAGATACCCATGTACTACAACTTAATtattaatgttttctgaaaccACTCAACTCAGAGAGTAGAAAAGCAACCTGCGAAGGTGAAGTCACCCCTCCTCCATGGCAAGAACATATTATAAAGGAGaactcttttttaaaagagcGCTTTATTTGAGAATATCTTCTACTATAACAATACAAGCATTTAAGTACTTCAAAACAAATTCAGCCTAGCAAAAGAGTTACCATTTAAGGACCCAATGctgcaaatatttacaaatgGGAGTAACTTTCCTCATTTGAGTAGTCCCAAAATTAGATTATTCAGATGAGTAGAATTACATGCTCAAGTGTTTCCAAGACTGAGCCCTAAACAGCCACTgacttttttaagaaaatagtAATGTGTGTTTTGCATTGCTGTTGGCCATATGTTGCACCAGCCATGCCAAAAGCAATCAAAATTGCACTCAAGTTTCTCAATGAAGTAttttatgtgcattttaaaacacagagcaggacaATATGTTTTTGCAGACAAGTTCATATCAAAGTCTTCCTTTGTACAATTTAACAGTTTGTCAGCTTCATAAAGGAATTTAACATAATGAATCTATATATAGGCATGGTCAAGATATTAGAGGACAAACTTACTTATGAAAGAGACAGCAGGAACTAGCAAAAGAGCAGCATGTGTGACAGCAATATGCTATTCTGTTGGACAACAGACTTTTCCTCTCCGTAAGCAAGATCATTTGTATTCCCTCTTGTGAGGAACACAGGAAGAACTGAAATTGCTAGTAAACAGCACCTTATACTATGCAGAGAGTCAGATCAGAGGTGCCTTTCAGAATGACCCATCCAAGATGGAGTAAAAGAGTAGGCAGtcagagaagagggaaaatatttGTCACAGTAATAAAATATGAATTCCTGTGCTGGAAGTTACCGCAAATAGCACTGCACCAAGCCTGGAGCCAACGTCAACCACTACCTTTCCTGTCAGGTCAGGCAGTACATGTTGATAAAGAAACTTCAGTTCCATGAGGGAAAAGGAATGCGAAATAAACTCTGGGAAAtaagaacagaacaaaggtgTTGGGTGGGCAGTACTAACTACTGTGTTATTAACCAACGAAATAATAACCTGAGGAGTTATCATCACTGAAAACGCGCATGGTTTCCTGTCTGAACTAGTGCTGGGGACCCTGGAACACCAGGGTTTGCAGATCAGAGGTAGCCTGCCAAGTAATCTGTCCCAAGTCTGGGGATTCCTTGCCTTACATGGAGAATTTTGAAATCCTTCACGAAACTGAATTACCTTTTTCTGCAAGTGATATATAttaaagaatacaaaaaaagtaACTTGGAACTGTTTTAACTGAAAAAGGAAACATGGTACCCAAGGCCTAACACAATTCATGCAAAAATTTTTATGAGCATACTAATAGCTTTAAATTTCAACTCCAAGGTTTTAAGGAACAGAAGGTTCTTCATATAAACCATTCCTTCAATGCCTGTGCTATACTGGCAACAGCACTGATCTGTACCACACCACACACAAGCTTTAAGACAGATGGTGCTTTCTACTGTTTTTCAGCATGTGAGGCCAGGCCAAGGTTACTGCATGGACTCCTACAGTATTGTCTTCCTCTGTCGTCTTCCTTTCCAGTGGTACATAGACCTGCCTCTTACATGTCCAGTTTTTGTGGGCAACTAGCATCACTCACATACTGCAAATTAATTCCACTTACGTTTGCAGGAGTCTCCTTCCACTGGTTATGAGAAATAATTCTGGCCTCTGTACTGCACCGGTCTGGACAAAGCCCTCCATCAGCCAGATGTTGTGTTGTCCAGCTGAGTCACTGCACAAACCAGTTTAGTTAAACTGAACTTGTTCCTCGTGTTCCCAAAAGAACACTTACCTAAAGATGCAGTTTTGTATGAGCCACACTCTGTGCAGTAGCTCCTACTCATTTTCCCTTCCTCACACAATGAATCAACAACATCATCATCATAAAGGAATGCATCAACATGAATCATGGGCAGTGGATGCTGGTGTATCTGAGAAGAGGAACACAATCTTAGAAAGGCATTACCAAGTCTCTTAATTTCACTTACACTGTCACATGGTTAACTGCCCCACCATCCTACCTTTCCCAAAATCCCCAAGATCCATGTTTTTCCCTATGCAGAAGTTACaaatcaaaattaaacaaatcCTGCCTGCAAACTGGATCATCAAATTCCACTGAAATAACCAGTAAGTGGAAGTTGACAGAGGAAAGCAAGCTGGTTTCGATAGCTGGGTAGGGGACCTGACGTGAGTTTGTCTCCCTAGT
It encodes:
- the LOC135416008 gene encoding uncharacterized protein LOC135416008 isoform X2 → MKKGNVDDFDELVVSNNDVVLKNIAEDLRNRLPIEAMFTSEHQAVQKIHQHPLPMIHVDAFLYDDDVVDSLCEEGKMSRSYCTECGSYKTASLEFISHSFSLMELKFLYQHVLPDLTGKVVVDVGSRLGAVLFAGYLYSSASQLYGVEMNADFCKLQELMITKYEFIDRIKVVHADICTQASLLQKADVVVMNNVFEYFLDRQEQVRAWEFIACNIRKRGSLLVTVPSLQESLSKLQTDVQLSQWVEEMQLNYDVYMEKDVDREALEQIHLYKIL
- the LOC135416008 gene encoding uncharacterized protein LOC135416008 isoform X1, whose translation is MELGAARRAVLAAVRGTRAADLPRLLHWMRHSHDFDELVVSNNDVVLKNIAEDLRNRLPIEAMFTSEHQAVQKIHQHPLPMIHVDAFLYDDDVVDSLCEEGKMSRSYCTECGSYKTASLEFISHSFSLMELKFLYQHVLPDLTGKVVVDVGSRLGAVLFAGYLYSSASQLYGVEMNADFCKLQELMITKYEFIDRIKVVHADICTQASLLQKADVVVMNNVFEYFLDRQEQVRAWEFIACNIRKRGSLLVTVPSLQESLSKLQTDVQLSQWVEEMQLNYDVYMEKDVDREALEQIHLYKIL